One window of Candidatus Nitrospira kreftii genomic DNA carries:
- a CDS encoding hypothetical protein (conserved protein of unknown function): MPLRVLGCAIVVTTMLAGCRGTGTVRALDLREKPPMVQVTDIEPVKIAIEQFDDRRPDKSRVGLRTHLWGGTTYFNVIGERLASVITQRLADRLRTRGWGDRVWDVRVVPAGSVPDADIVITGQVLDFSASAKSRVGSTVIDTKSRFKVVAKNQADQSTTIRNIEGGRSRTVFWFSEDDIQEQLSVTLKDGIERLISDTTIEDKALRSVREQ, encoded by the coding sequence ATGCCTTTGCGAGTTTTAGGCTGTGCCATCGTGGTGACGACCATGTTGGCCGGCTGTCGGGGAACAGGAACGGTGCGCGCTCTCGATTTGCGTGAGAAGCCACCGATGGTGCAGGTGACTGACATCGAGCCGGTTAAGATCGCCATTGAACAGTTTGACGATCGACGGCCGGACAAAAGCCGTGTGGGTCTTCGCACTCACCTTTGGGGGGGAACCACGTATTTCAATGTCATCGGTGAACGGCTGGCCAGTGTCATCACCCAGCGACTCGCCGATCGGCTACGAACGCGTGGATGGGGAGATCGAGTGTGGGATGTGCGTGTGGTTCCCGCAGGATCTGTGCCGGACGCCGACATCGTCATCACCGGACAGGTACTGGATTTTTCCGCGAGTGCCAAGAGCCGTGTCGGCTCCACCGTCATCGACACGAAGAGTCGATTCAAGGTGGTGGCGAAGAACCAGGCCGACCAGAGTACTACGATTCGTAACATTGAAGGAGGCCGCAGTCGGACGGTGTTCTGGTTCAGCGAGGATGATATCCAGGAACAGTTGTCTGTTACGCTCAAAGATGGCATTGAGCGGCTGATCAGTGATACGACCATCGAGGACAAGGCACTGCGGTCAGTTCGGGAGCAATGA
- a CDS encoding hypothetical protein (conserved protein of unknown function): MISHSTLLTDEETGLLADAQFFRKKSVITAKVRAQLEATHKALTQELPGLSFVTPPGFDANVYQLVKGEHLEDFPYQYLDCPKHFAGSNTFTFRTLVWWGHHITCALLLDGAGIPQYKRQFLGRFHQLAGHELELSLAPSLWEWKRGEGYTLPITHNRKAQIAAVLAERSFMKVVRCVPFSDPKIQAGQLAQVACGTLRSLLPIVTP, encoded by the coding sequence ATGATATCTCATTCTACGTTGCTCACCGATGAAGAGACTGGGCTGTTGGCCGACGCGCAGTTTTTTCGCAAAAAGTCCGTGATTACGGCAAAAGTGCGTGCTCAGCTTGAAGCGACGCACAAAGCCTTGACGCAGGAACTTCCCGGGCTGTCGTTTGTCACTCCTCCAGGGTTCGATGCGAACGTTTACCAATTGGTGAAAGGCGAGCATCTTGAGGATTTCCCGTATCAGTACCTGGATTGTCCCAAACACTTTGCCGGCTCGAACACGTTCACGTTCCGCACGCTCGTATGGTGGGGACACCATATCACGTGCGCCTTGTTGCTCGACGGAGCAGGAATTCCACAATACAAACGACAGTTCCTTGGCCGTTTTCATCAGCTTGCGGGACATGAGTTGGAGCTTTCGCTGGCTCCGTCGTTGTGGGAGTGGAAGAGAGGTGAAGGCTATACGCTGCCGATTACCCATAACCGCAAGGCTCAGATCGCGGCCGTGCTGGCGGAACGATCATTTATGAAAGTTGTGCGGTGTGTGCCATTTAGCGACCCGAAAATCCAGGCCGGGCAGTTGGCTCAGGTGGCGTGTGGTACGTTGCGATCGTTGCTCCCCATCGTCACCCCGTAG
- a CDS encoding hypothetical protein (conserved protein of unknown function) codes for MTQIIRSGAFLQQCWSVHPLCVTVKRMTDENGVILSCSSCKSIHHLATTTVVSKGPSAQRAVEVDILRDEPPGTEFLKACVATHPAALSLREMDVFQDLVRLRCADCRRVYEVSVATFETRQKA; via the coding sequence CTTTCTTCAACAGTGTTGGTCGGTTCACCCGCTGTGTGTGACCGTCAAGCGAATGACAGATGAGAACGGGGTGATTCTTTCTTGCAGCTCATGCAAGTCGATCCATCATCTTGCGACCACCACCGTCGTTTCGAAAGGGCCCTCGGCGCAACGAGCCGTCGAAGTAGACATCCTTCGGGACGAGCCGCCTGGTACAGAATTCCTCAAGGCCTGTGTCGCGACGCATCCGGCAGCGCTGTCACTTCGTGAGATGGATGTCTTCCAGGATCTGGTGCGGTTGCGCTGCGCCGACTGCCGACGGGTGTACGAAGTGTCAGTCGCGACATTTGAAACACGCCAGAAAGCATAG